In Cuculus canorus isolate bCucCan1 chromosome 8, bCucCan1.pri, whole genome shotgun sequence, a single genomic region encodes these proteins:
- the KANK4 gene encoding KN motif and ankyrin repeat domain-containing protein 4 isoform X1 produces MTARLDHTMEKTDANGQPLKPDGEREQPRSHPYSLETPYGFHLDLDFLKYVDDIEKGNTIRRVHIHRKAKQPKFSTLPRNFSLPENGSRGCTSAPSKSWTATGAFSQRKASLGAEENPCPLLPNELTLTVGDEPSYRRKALLAETWRQAELGWQEGELRGRPQLLRASSMPAALPPGHPPQGDKRVPSPLRPPSQHYHDQSGSESTFHPALRSPSSNGIVLNVPREMSLEQDASLGQKEHLEGGSLGLVQIQPPWQSQHPAALQLQVVMESGGEEGDAANGTGCSTLAGSEPTLPGVLLQLTEENMNPGEGELSVSAIAPKVLKKVEERSVQAGENKENCGAQPLGAGEPGEVATLKQQITVLEEQLSKKKEELEQIRAVVEQQDHEIKEKEKSIKLLASSKAQLEEKLRWENTKEAKPLSRQSSAALQYYNAAVNTDLSQVTVAKQAHDKGINVNIPVFTKSIGCCVCRAESMNAQVKVGAQTDQGLADAGTGVSGEGPGRFGEADVDAGLHALCCTQLKIDEHLTDDNQNHRNNYDTQSLAAHTVTAESCQRTRIGLNAEENKAGFGEDNPQDRLEEEGPPDHEDLPTVDPIGQYVKKIQELLQEQWLCLEHGYPELASAIKQPASKLSSIQNQLVNSLNSLLSAYSTQGPVDKENSNTHYQQLEISPTTSLKSIMKKKGFHAGGNGTKKNLQFVGVNGGPFETEPLFLLLQASTGNLYETTSSEDTSCEDSPSDGDVESEMERRANDLEITLVKAGGESEGASSGTSLQERRKDDDVVEPLAEAVPCTQQKADRCKPSEDFLADCQLLSKHLSEIRTSNDKHLRHVLSIVCQEWFQVSSHKTSSPEVVAVYLKALEAIQPQLLEMVVNLADGNGNTALHYSVSHSNFPIAKLLLDTGVCCLDLQNRAGYTAVMLTPLATAETGEDMEVVMKLLKEGDVNLRAAQGGQTALMLGVSHERDDMVRALLSCQADVNLQDEEGMTALMLACQLGNTDIVRLLLAQPGCNVALTDKSGNSALSLAQHAACGDIVALLRAHAE; encoded by the exons ATGACAGCCCGATTAGACCACACCATGGAGAAGACAGATG CAAATGGCCAGCCACTCAAACCTGACGGCGAAAGGGAGCAGCCCCGCAGCCACCCCTACTCCCTGGAGACGCCGTATGGCTTTCATTTGGACCTGGACTTCCTGAAGTATGTGGATGACATCGAGAAAGGGAACACTATTAGAAGGGTTCACATCCACCGGAAAGCCAAGCAGCCGAAATTCAGCACTCTGCCTCGAAACTTCAGCCTGCCCGAGAACGGCTCCCGTGGGTGCACATCTGCTCCCAGCAAGAGCTGGACGGCGACTGGCGCCTTCTCACAGCGAAAAGCATCCCTGGGGGCGGAGGAGaatccctgtcccctcctgcccaACGAGTTGACCCTTACCGTGGGTGATGAGCCGAGTTATCGGAGAAAAGCCCTTTTGGCAGAGACATGGcggcaggcagagctggggtggcAGGAAGGCGAGCTCCGTGGGCGGCCACAGCTACTGCGAGCCTCCAGCatgcctgctgctctgccacctGGCCATCCCCCGCAAGGGGACAAGAGGGTGCCCTCGCCCCTCCGGCCACCTTCCCAGCACTACCATGACCAGAGCGGCTCTGAAAGCACGTTTCATCCTGCACTGCGTTCGCCCAGCTCCAACGGCATCGTATTAAATGTCCCCAGGGAGATGAGCTTGGAGCAAGATGCCTCCTTAGGGCAGAAGGAGCATCTAGAGGGCGGCAGCCTAGGGCTGGTGCAGATACAGCCCCCATGGCAGAGCCAGCATCCCGCAGCACTTCAGCTGCAGGTGGTGATGGAGAGCGGAGGTGAGGAGGGCGATGCCGCCAATGGTACTGGTTGCTCCACCTTGGCAGGGAGTGAACCAACCTTACCAGGTGTCCTCCTCCAGCTTACAGAGGAGAACATGAACCCTGGGGAAGGGGAGTTAAGTGTAAGTGCAATTGCTCCAAAAGTGCTGAAGAAAGTGGAGGAGAGGAGTGTCCAAGCTGGAGAGAACAAAGAGAACTGTGGTGCTCAGCCTCTTGGTGCTGGAGAGCCTGGGGAGGTTGCTACACTGAAGCAGCAGATTACTGttctggaggagcagctgagcaagaagaaagaagagcttGAGCAGatcagggcagtggtggagcagCAGGATCATGAGAtcaaggagaaggagaaaagcattAAGTTATTGGCCAGCTCCAAAGCGCAACTGGAGGAGAAGCTGCGCTGGGAAAACACCAAAGAGGCCAAGCCACTGTCCAGGCAGAGCAGTGCGGCTTTGCAGTACTACAATGCTGCAGTGAACACTGACCTCTCACAGGTAACCGTGGCCAAGCAAGCCCATGATAAAGGCATCAATGTAAATATCCCAGTCTTCACTAAATCCATAGGATGCTGCGTCTGTAGAGCAGAAAGCATGAACGCACAGGTGAAGGTGGGTGCTCAGACAGACCAAGGTCTGGCAGATGCTGGCACTGGTGTcagtggagaaggacctggacgTTTTGGTGAAGCCGACGTTGACGCTGGCCTTCATGCACTGTGCTGCACCCAGCTGAAGATTGATGAGCATCTCACCGATGACAATCAAAATCACAGGAATAATTATGACACCCAGAGTCTTGCGGCTCACACGGTGACTGCAGAAAGCTGTCAAAGAACAAGAATTGGCTtgaatgcagaagaaaacaaggcagGCTTTGGTGAAGATAATCCTCAAGATAGGTTGGAAGAGGAAGGTCCCCCTGACCACGAGGATCTCCCTACTGTTGACCCCATCGGccaatatgtaaaaaaaatccaggagcTTTTGCAGGAGCAGTGGCTGTGTTTGGAGCACGGCTACCCTGAGTTAGCGAGTGCTATTAAACAGCCAGCCTCCAAGCTCAGCTCCATTCAGAACCAATTAGTTAATTCCTTAAACTCATTGTTGTCTGCCTACTCTACACAAGGACCTGTGGATAAGGAAAATTCAAACACACACTATCAACAGTTGG AAATCTCTCCAACCACAAGTCTTAAATCtatcatgaaaaagaaaggcttcCATGCAGGAGGCAATGGGACGAAAAAGAATCTTCAGTTTGTTGGGGTAAATGGTGG GCCGTTTGAAACGGagcctcttttcctccttcttcaaGCCAGCACTGGTAACCT CTACGAAACGACTTCAAGCGAAGACACAAGTTGCGAAGACAGCCCATCAGATGGCGATGTGGAGAGTGAGATGGAGAGAAGAGCCAATGATTTGGAAATCACGTTGGTGAAAGCTGGAGGTGAAAGCGAGGGGGCTTCATCAGGGACCTCCTTGCAGGAGAGGCGTAAGGATGATGACGTGGTGGAGCCATTGGCAGAAGCAGTGCCTTGCACTCAGCAGAAGGCTGACAG ATGCAAGCCGTCTGAAGACTTCCTCGCTGACTGCCAGCTACTCAGCAAGCACCTCTCAGAAATCAGGACCTCAAATGACAAGCATCTG CGGCACGTCCTAAGCATCGTCTGCCAGGAGTGGTTCCAGGTGTCAAGCCACAAGACTTCTAGCCCGGAGGTGGTTGCAGTGTATCTCAAGGCTCTGGAGGCcatccagccccagctcctggaGATGGTGGTGAACCTGGCTGACGGGAACGGCAACACGGCTCTTCACTACAGTGTTTCTCACTCCAACTTCCCAATTGCAAAGCTCCTGCTAGACACAG GTGTCTGCTGCTTGGACCTGCAGAACCGTGCCGGCTACACGGCGGTGATGCTCACCCCCCTGGCAACTGCTGAAACAGGGGAGGATATGGAAGTGGtgatgaagctgctgaaggagggGGATGTCAACCTTCGAGCTGCCCAG GGAGGCCAGACTGCCCTGATGCTGGGGGTCAGCCATGAGCGGGATGACATGGTGCGAGccctcctctcctgccaggcAGACGTCAACCTGCAGGATGAGGAGGGGATGACAGCCCTGATGTTGGCCTGCCAGCTGGGCAACACTGACATCGTCAGACTCCTCTTGGCCCAGCCTGGCTGCAACGTTGCGCTGACGGACAAG AGCGGTAACTCAGCCCTGTCGCTGGCCCAGCATGCTGCCTGTGGGGACATCGTAGCGCTCCTGCGAGCCCATGCTGAGTAG
- the KANK4 gene encoding KN motif and ankyrin repeat domain-containing protein 4 isoform X2 — translation MTARLDHTMEKTDANGQPLKPDGEREQPRSHPYSLETPYGFHLDLDFLKYVDDIEKGNTIRRVHIHRKAKQPKFSTLPRNFSLPENGSRGCTSAPSKSWTATGAFSQRKASLGAEENPCPLLPNELTLTVGDEPSYRRKALLAETWRQAELGWQEGELRGRPQLLRASSMPAALPPGHPPQGDKRVPSPLRPPSQHYHDQSGSESTFHPALRSPSSNGIVLNVPREMSLEQDASLGQKEHLEGGSLGLVQIQPPWQSQHPAALQLQVVMESGGEEGDAANGTGCSTLAGSEPTLPGVLLQLTEENMNPGEGELSVSAIAPKVLKKVEERSVQAGENKENCGAQPLGAGEPGEVATLKQQITVLEEQLSKKKEELEQIRAVVEQQDHEIKEKEKSIKLLASSKAQLEEKLRWENTKEAKPLSRQSSAALQYYNAAVNTDLSQVTVAKQAHDKGINVNIPVFTKSIGCCVCRAESMNAQVKVGAQTDQGLADAGTGVSGEGPGRFGEADVDAGLHALCCTQLKIDEHLTDDNQNHRNNYDTQSLAAHTVTAESCQRTRIGLNAEENKAGFGEDNPQDRLEEEGPPDHEDLPTVDPIGQYVKKIQELLQEQWLCLEHGYPELASAIKQPASKLSSIQNQLVNSLNSLLSAYSTQGPVDKENSNTHYQQLEISPTTSLKSIMKKKGFHAGGNGTKKNLQFVGVNGGYETTSSEDTSCEDSPSDGDVESEMERRANDLEITLVKAGGESEGASSGTSLQERRKDDDVVEPLAEAVPCTQQKADRCKPSEDFLADCQLLSKHLSEIRTSNDKHLRHVLSIVCQEWFQVSSHKTSSPEVVAVYLKALEAIQPQLLEMVVNLADGNGNTALHYSVSHSNFPIAKLLLDTGVCCLDLQNRAGYTAVMLTPLATAETGEDMEVVMKLLKEGDVNLRAAQGGQTALMLGVSHERDDMVRALLSCQADVNLQDEEGMTALMLACQLGNTDIVRLLLAQPGCNVALTDKSGNSALSLAQHAACGDIVALLRAHAE, via the exons ATGACAGCCCGATTAGACCACACCATGGAGAAGACAGATG CAAATGGCCAGCCACTCAAACCTGACGGCGAAAGGGAGCAGCCCCGCAGCCACCCCTACTCCCTGGAGACGCCGTATGGCTTTCATTTGGACCTGGACTTCCTGAAGTATGTGGATGACATCGAGAAAGGGAACACTATTAGAAGGGTTCACATCCACCGGAAAGCCAAGCAGCCGAAATTCAGCACTCTGCCTCGAAACTTCAGCCTGCCCGAGAACGGCTCCCGTGGGTGCACATCTGCTCCCAGCAAGAGCTGGACGGCGACTGGCGCCTTCTCACAGCGAAAAGCATCCCTGGGGGCGGAGGAGaatccctgtcccctcctgcccaACGAGTTGACCCTTACCGTGGGTGATGAGCCGAGTTATCGGAGAAAAGCCCTTTTGGCAGAGACATGGcggcaggcagagctggggtggcAGGAAGGCGAGCTCCGTGGGCGGCCACAGCTACTGCGAGCCTCCAGCatgcctgctgctctgccacctGGCCATCCCCCGCAAGGGGACAAGAGGGTGCCCTCGCCCCTCCGGCCACCTTCCCAGCACTACCATGACCAGAGCGGCTCTGAAAGCACGTTTCATCCTGCACTGCGTTCGCCCAGCTCCAACGGCATCGTATTAAATGTCCCCAGGGAGATGAGCTTGGAGCAAGATGCCTCCTTAGGGCAGAAGGAGCATCTAGAGGGCGGCAGCCTAGGGCTGGTGCAGATACAGCCCCCATGGCAGAGCCAGCATCCCGCAGCACTTCAGCTGCAGGTGGTGATGGAGAGCGGAGGTGAGGAGGGCGATGCCGCCAATGGTACTGGTTGCTCCACCTTGGCAGGGAGTGAACCAACCTTACCAGGTGTCCTCCTCCAGCTTACAGAGGAGAACATGAACCCTGGGGAAGGGGAGTTAAGTGTAAGTGCAATTGCTCCAAAAGTGCTGAAGAAAGTGGAGGAGAGGAGTGTCCAAGCTGGAGAGAACAAAGAGAACTGTGGTGCTCAGCCTCTTGGTGCTGGAGAGCCTGGGGAGGTTGCTACACTGAAGCAGCAGATTACTGttctggaggagcagctgagcaagaagaaagaagagcttGAGCAGatcagggcagtggtggagcagCAGGATCATGAGAtcaaggagaaggagaaaagcattAAGTTATTGGCCAGCTCCAAAGCGCAACTGGAGGAGAAGCTGCGCTGGGAAAACACCAAAGAGGCCAAGCCACTGTCCAGGCAGAGCAGTGCGGCTTTGCAGTACTACAATGCTGCAGTGAACACTGACCTCTCACAGGTAACCGTGGCCAAGCAAGCCCATGATAAAGGCATCAATGTAAATATCCCAGTCTTCACTAAATCCATAGGATGCTGCGTCTGTAGAGCAGAAAGCATGAACGCACAGGTGAAGGTGGGTGCTCAGACAGACCAAGGTCTGGCAGATGCTGGCACTGGTGTcagtggagaaggacctggacgTTTTGGTGAAGCCGACGTTGACGCTGGCCTTCATGCACTGTGCTGCACCCAGCTGAAGATTGATGAGCATCTCACCGATGACAATCAAAATCACAGGAATAATTATGACACCCAGAGTCTTGCGGCTCACACGGTGACTGCAGAAAGCTGTCAAAGAACAAGAATTGGCTtgaatgcagaagaaaacaaggcagGCTTTGGTGAAGATAATCCTCAAGATAGGTTGGAAGAGGAAGGTCCCCCTGACCACGAGGATCTCCCTACTGTTGACCCCATCGGccaatatgtaaaaaaaatccaggagcTTTTGCAGGAGCAGTGGCTGTGTTTGGAGCACGGCTACCCTGAGTTAGCGAGTGCTATTAAACAGCCAGCCTCCAAGCTCAGCTCCATTCAGAACCAATTAGTTAATTCCTTAAACTCATTGTTGTCTGCCTACTCTACACAAGGACCTGTGGATAAGGAAAATTCAAACACACACTATCAACAGTTGG AAATCTCTCCAACCACAAGTCTTAAATCtatcatgaaaaagaaaggcttcCATGCAGGAGGCAATGGGACGAAAAAGAATCTTCAGTTTGTTGGGGTAAATGGTGG CTACGAAACGACTTCAAGCGAAGACACAAGTTGCGAAGACAGCCCATCAGATGGCGATGTGGAGAGTGAGATGGAGAGAAGAGCCAATGATTTGGAAATCACGTTGGTGAAAGCTGGAGGTGAAAGCGAGGGGGCTTCATCAGGGACCTCCTTGCAGGAGAGGCGTAAGGATGATGACGTGGTGGAGCCATTGGCAGAAGCAGTGCCTTGCACTCAGCAGAAGGCTGACAG ATGCAAGCCGTCTGAAGACTTCCTCGCTGACTGCCAGCTACTCAGCAAGCACCTCTCAGAAATCAGGACCTCAAATGACAAGCATCTG CGGCACGTCCTAAGCATCGTCTGCCAGGAGTGGTTCCAGGTGTCAAGCCACAAGACTTCTAGCCCGGAGGTGGTTGCAGTGTATCTCAAGGCTCTGGAGGCcatccagccccagctcctggaGATGGTGGTGAACCTGGCTGACGGGAACGGCAACACGGCTCTTCACTACAGTGTTTCTCACTCCAACTTCCCAATTGCAAAGCTCCTGCTAGACACAG GTGTCTGCTGCTTGGACCTGCAGAACCGTGCCGGCTACACGGCGGTGATGCTCACCCCCCTGGCAACTGCTGAAACAGGGGAGGATATGGAAGTGGtgatgaagctgctgaaggagggGGATGTCAACCTTCGAGCTGCCCAG GGAGGCCAGACTGCCCTGATGCTGGGGGTCAGCCATGAGCGGGATGACATGGTGCGAGccctcctctcctgccaggcAGACGTCAACCTGCAGGATGAGGAGGGGATGACAGCCCTGATGTTGGCCTGCCAGCTGGGCAACACTGACATCGTCAGACTCCTCTTGGCCCAGCCTGGCTGCAACGTTGCGCTGACGGACAAG AGCGGTAACTCAGCCCTGTCGCTGGCCCAGCATGCTGCCTGTGGGGACATCGTAGCGCTCCTGCGAGCCCATGCTGAGTAG